A stretch of Zootoca vivipara chromosome 13, rZooViv1.1, whole genome shotgun sequence DNA encodes these proteins:
- the LOC118094983 gene encoding interleukin-8-like, protein MNSRVVVAILALFVLSSSLTEGVSLARIGSELRCQCISTHSTFIPTRHIQDVKLTQSGPHCKNVEIIATLKNGKEVCLDPTARWVKVIIKAILDKAQASAESQL, encoded by the exons ATGAactccagggttgttgttgccATTCTGGCTCTTTTCGTGCTCTCCAGCTCTCTGACGGAAG GTGTCTCACTGGCCCGGATCGGGAGCGAGCTGCGCTGCCAATGCATAAGCACCCATTCCACGTTCATCCCGACCAGACACATTCAGGATGTCAAACTGACCCAAAGCGGGCCCCACTGCAAGAACGTCGAAATCAT TGCTACTCTTAAGAACGGGAAAGAAGTATGCTTGGACcccacagccagatgggtgaaaGTGATCATCAAAGCCATCCTTGATAA GGCTCAAGCCAGTGCTGAATCCCAGCTATAA